TCGATTCTCGCAGTCGAATCACTCCGAGTAGGGACGCGACTGCGGAGCCGCGCTCAGGCGCGCGGGTCGCCGTTGAGTCGTTCGACGACGGCGTTCAGGTCCGCTTCGCTCTCGATGGCGTCCCTGACTTCCTCGCGGTCGCGGACTTCCTGTGCGCTCGCGCCGTACGCGCGGACGTACTCGGCGCGGGTGTGTTCGGTGAACGCGTGCCGGATGGCGAGGTAGCCGTCGGGGACGACGGTCCCGCACACCTTGCACTCGCAGCGCTCGTGGTCGGTGGTCTGGTGGACGATGGCGTCCTCGGCAGTCTCGAAGATGCCGCCACAGTCCTCGATTCCACATTCCCAGGACATTCGATGTCTGCCCGTACGGCGGTCGCTGTCTTGAAGGTTGTCAGAGACGTCAGCGGATGCGGGCGACGATCGCTCTGTCGACGACCGCGGTCAGCGGATGCGGGTGACGATCGCTCTGTCGACGTCGTATGCGACGGCGACGTGCGCGAGGAGGAGGCCGACGCCGAGCGCGGGCGCGCCGTAGCGAACTTGCGAGAGGGGGTCCGGTGGGGTGAGTGCTGTGGTGGCGAAGAACGACGCGACGGCGGCGACGAGGCCGCTACGGTAGAGTCGCACTGGCCAGTTCGGGCCGCGGCGGAGGTCTCGGGCGACGACGAGGACGATACCGGCGACGGCGACGGCGACGGCGGCGACGGCAGCGACCGTGGTGGCCGTCGAAAGAGGTGCGACGAGCACGGGGACGCTGAGGAGAGCCGTCGCGCACGCCGCGAGGGCGGCGAGTGCGAGCGCGTGCGTGGTCTCGGTAGCCATTGTCCGACGGGTCGTCGCTAGTACAGATAAGCACCGCGACTGCGGGCAGCGGTTTCGTCGCTCTTATATCGGCCGGCGCGATTCGATGGAGTAGTATGGGGAGCGACGAGTTCCGGGTGGACGCGCACGTGAAGGTGCTGTCGGACGCGGTCGTCGAGCGCGCGAAGCGCCGCGGGGTGGACGCGCTCGTGTACGCGCCGCACTTCGAGCAGTTGCCGGACGTCCGGGAGGCGGCGGCGCGGTACAGCGACGACGAGCTGCTCGTCGTCCCGGGCCGCGAGGTGTTCACGGGGACGTGGCGGAACCGTCGGCACGTGCTCGCGATCGGGCTCTCGGAGCCCGTGCCGGACTTCATCACGCTCGAGGGCGCGATGGCCGAGTTCGACCGGCAGGACGCGACGGTGCTCGTCCCGCACCCGACGTTCCTGAACGTGAGTCTCGGGTACGAGGAGATCCAGCGGTACCGCGACCAGATCGCGGCCGTAGAGGCGTACAACCCGAAGCTCCTCGGTGGGTGGGCCGACCGCGCGAAGCGCCTCGTGGCGGACTTCGACGTGGCGCCGTTCGGGTCGTCGTACGCGCACGTGCCGGGGAGCGTCGGCGAGGTGTGGACGGCGTTCGACGGCGAGATCCAGACGCCCGCGGACGTCGTCGACGCGTTCGAGAGCGACGATGCGCGTCGCGTCGGGCGACGGTCGTCGCTCTCGCATCGGTTCTGGAAGGCAGTGGAGTTCTCGCACCTCGGGTTCGAGAACACGTGGGCGAAGGTCGACCGCACGTTCCTGCAGGGCACCGAGCCGACGCATCCGCGCCACCTCCTGTACGGCTCTCGGTTCGACGACGTCGCCGTCTACGAGTGAGCGACCTGAGGGACCCGGGATCGTCCCCGTGGCGGTTCTATGGGTAGAGCGCGGTGATCGTCTGCCGGGCCGTCTCGAGCTGGAAGTCGAAGCCGCTGATCGCGACGGCGGCGACGAGCGCGCACACCGCGATCTCGAAGCCCGTGATGGCTATCGTCATCGGGCCGGACCAGCTGCTCGACGTCCGGACGCCGATGGGGAACCCGTACTCCTTCGAGGAGAACGGGTAGAATAGCGCGATGCCGCGCTTGCTCCCGAGGACGTCGAGCACGTAGTGCGTGGCGATGCCGATCCACACGAACTCGAGGTTCCCGAAGAAGAACGGGTAGGCGACGAAGGCGGCGAGCAGCGGGAGGTTGTGGAGGGTCTTGCGGTGTTTCCCGAACGCGGTGTCGATGTCGGGAAGCAGTGCGCCGAGCACGAGCGGCGGGAGGAGCAGCGTCGCGTCGACGAGGAGCGTCTCGACGTCGGCCGCCAGCGGCTGGTCGCCGAGCGGCGACCGGATGTACGCGAGCCCCAGTGCCAGAAGTGCTCCGTTGAGGATATGTCCCTTCTTGTTCATTCGCCGTATGGACACTGTCGACTACTCGAACATAAGTGTGCCACCTCGAAGCCCTCTCCGTGTCTGACGCGCGTCAGACGCTCGTCCGTAGCGGTTGTCAGGTCCCCCGTCCTGCGCCGTCGATCCTACATCAGGAATCTGTCCGTTCTGCCTCCCCATCGATCGCGTCGACGAGGTCCGCTAGCGCGGCGGTCACCGTCGCGTCGCGCACGGCCGCACGGTCGCCGTCGAACGCGTAGCGCTCGACGGACGCGAACGACGCCTCGCTCCCCCAGGGCGCGGCGTAGGCGACGCCGACGTAGACGGTGCCGACGGGGGCGTCGTCGGTACCGCCGGTCGGCCCGGCGACGCCCGTCGTCGAGACGCCCCATGTCGCGTCGGCGGTGTCGCGCACGCCCCGTGCCATCTGGCGCGCGACCGGTTCCGAGACGGCGCCGTGGGCGTCGAGCGCCTCTCGATTCACGCCGAGGCGTCGCTCCTTCGCGCCGTACGCGTAGGTCACGACGCCCTCTTCGAAGTAGTCCGACGCCCCCGGGACGGTCGTGATGCGCGCGCCGACGAGGCCGCCCGTACAGGATTCCGCGACGGCGACGGTCTCCTCGCGCTCGCGCAGCCGGTCGCCGACCGCCATCGCCAGCGTGCGTTCGTCCACGGCCTCGGCCTGGGGGTCGTCGACGCCGTCGTCCGGCGTTCGCCCCTTCTCGTGGTCTTCGACGTCGTCCATGGTCGAACGCACTCGCGCGAGCGAGTTGAGCGCTTCGTCCGTCACCGATGCCGGACCGACTCGCTCGTCTGCCGGACGACGCCGGGTCGGCACGCCCTGGCGGGGTCGCGATAGACCTACGGGGGACGAGTGCGACGCCTTCGGGTATGGAGTACGAGACGCCGCTGTTCTTCCACGTGATGTCGTACGCGGCCGACGCGGACCGGGACGTCGTCGACATGGTGAGCGGGAACCCGGACTGGGAGCCGCCGGAGGCACTCCGTGACGGCCTCCGCGAGTACGCGGACTTCGCCGGCGACCGGTTCCAGTACCCGCCGAGCGAGGGGCTGGCGCACCTCCGCGAGGAGATCGCCCAGCGTCGCGGCGTCGACCCCGAGCAGATAATCGTGACGAACGGCGGGGGGGAGGCGAACTACCTCGCGATGGCGCGCGCGCTGGAACGCCAGCCGGGTGGCGACGTGATCCTCACCGACCCCGTCTACCCGTACTATCCGGGGAAGACGACGATGCTCGGCGGCGAGCAAGTGTTCGTGCCCGCCGAGAGCGACGGGCAACTCGACCCCGAGCGGGTCCGCGAGGCGGCGAGCGAGGACACCGCCGCGATCGTCGTGAACTCGCCGAACAACCCGACTGGCGCCGTGTACCCGCGCGAGACCGTGGAGGACCTCGTCGCCATCGCGGAGGCGAACGACGCGGTCCTGGTGAGCGACGAGGTGTACGACCATTACGACCTCTCGGGGTCGTTCGTGAGCGCGCTCTCCGTCGACAGCGACCACCGGGTCGTCACGAACTCGTTCTCGAAGACGTTCGCCGCCACCGGCCTCCGCGTCGGGTACGCGATATTCCCCCACGACCTCGTCGAGGACGCGAAGAGCCGGCACATGCTCGTGAACGTCGCGACGACGCGCCCCGGCCAGCACGCCGCGTACCGCGCGCTCCGCGAGACCGACCCCGCGTACCACGAGGCCAACCGCGAACTGCTCCGCGAGCGCGTGGACGCGTTCACGAGCGCGCTCGACGACGCCGGCGCGGAGTACACCGTCCCCGACGGCGCGTTCTACGTCCTCGCGCGCTTCGAGGGGTTCCCGGGGACGCTCGAGAACGTCGAGAGACTGGTCGACGAGGCGGGCGTCGCGGGGATGCCCGGCGAGGCGTTCGGGGACGCGTACGACGACTGGCTGCGCTTCGCGCTCGTCACGCCCCGCGTCGACGAGGCAGCGCAGCGGCTCGCGGCCTACTTCGACTGACCGAGGTCGAACGACCGCGGGACGTTCCACGGGAGATCCCAGCCGTCGCCGTCGTCCTCGTCGTCGGCTTCGCCGTCACTGCCGCCACTGCCGTCGGTGGCGTCGCCGTCGGTGGCTTCGTCCCAGGCGTCCGCCCAGGCGTCGCCCCAGCGCGTGGCGACGTCGCCCCAGCGGTCGCGGCTGCGTTCGCGGAGCGCGTCCGGGAGGTGCTCGGGCGCGAGCGGTTCCTCGCTCGTGTCGGCGTCCGTGTCGAACCCGGCGGGTTCGGCGGGTGCGCCGCCGCGGTCGTCGGGCGCGCCGTGAGCGTACACGTGCTCGTCGGCGTAGTTCCAGACGTGCATCATCCACGGCGTCCGGCACGGCCATTCGACCGCTCCGCCGTCCGCAGCGCGGAATTTCGCCCACGCGTACCGGCCGGGGACGCCGACGTGCGCGTGCCAGGGCGTGCACTCGCCGCCGGACTCGGCGTACACGGACGGCGGCGGATCGAGGCGGTCGCCGTCCGGCGTCGCGATGAACATCACGCCCATCGGTCGCCAGTACTCGTGGTCGACGAGCACGGACTCGGGACGGGCCGGGTCGAGGACGCCGTCGTCGCCGACG
Above is a genomic segment from Halorubellus sp. JP-L1 containing:
- a CDS encoding metal-dependent hydrolase — translated: MNKKGHILNGALLALGLAYIRSPLGDQPLAADVETLLVDATLLLPPLVLGALLPDIDTAFGKHRKTLHNLPLLAAFVAYPFFFGNLEFVWIGIATHYVLDVLGSKRGIALFYPFSSKEYGFPIGVRTSSSWSGPMTIAITGFEIAVCALVAAVAISGFDFQLETARQTITALYP
- a CDS encoding CinA family protein, coding for MAVGDRLREREETVAVAESCTGGLVGARITTVPGASDYFEEGVVTYAYGAKERRLGVNREALDAHGAVSEPVARQMARGVRDTADATWGVSTTGVAGPTGGTDDAPVGTVYVGVAYAAPWGSEASFASVERYAFDGDRAAVRDATVTAALADLVDAIDGEAERTDS
- a CDS encoding pyridoxal phosphate-dependent aminotransferase, which produces MEYETPLFFHVMSYAADADRDVVDMVSGNPDWEPPEALRDGLREYADFAGDRFQYPPSEGLAHLREEIAQRRGVDPEQIIVTNGGGEANYLAMARALERQPGGDVILTDPVYPYYPGKTTMLGGEQVFVPAESDGQLDPERVREAASEDTAAIVVNSPNNPTGAVYPRETVEDLVAIAEANDAVLVSDEVYDHYDLSGSFVSALSVDSDHRVVTNSFSKTFAATGLRVGYAIFPHDLVEDAKSRHMLVNVATTRPGQHAAYRALRETDPAYHEANRELLRERVDAFTSALDDAGAEYTVPDGAFYVLARFEGFPGTLENVERLVDEAGVAGMPGEAFGDAYDDWLRFALVTPRVDEAAQRLAAYFD
- a CDS encoding PHP domain-containing protein; its protein translation is MGSDEFRVDAHVKVLSDAVVERAKRRGVDALVYAPHFEQLPDVREAAARYSDDELLVVPGREVFTGTWRNRRHVLAIGLSEPVPDFITLEGAMAEFDRQDATVLVPHPTFLNVSLGYEEIQRYRDQIAAVEAYNPKLLGGWADRAKRLVADFDVAPFGSSYAHVPGSVGEVWTAFDGEIQTPADVVDAFESDDARRVGRRSSLSHRFWKAVEFSHLGFENTWAKVDRTFLQGTEPTHPRHLLYGSRFDDVAVYE